A window of Eucalyptus grandis isolate ANBG69807.140 chromosome 4, ASM1654582v1, whole genome shotgun sequence genomic DNA:
TTTATGGTCTTTATGAAatgattctcaattttatattgaGAGAGGACATGATATCGTTTTTTTTTGCTAAACCAAAATCTTCCATTGCATCAAAATAGTTCAAATATTACAAGGAAAAACTAAAGCTTACATTGAGATGATAAATTCAAGAAGATTCTGCCAACATTAAATTTTTAACTCTAGAAGGAAAATCAttaagaaggaaagaagatgtAGTTCTTAATTGATGAAAATACCTATTTTGCAAGCTCATGAGTAACTTCatgaaaaacccattttcaagcTCACGAGTAACTTCATTATAAGTTCTATCGGTCCATTTCAAACTGCCTTTGGAATTGGCGCTTCTATTaggaagagttttttttattcagaaatAAGTAGTAAacttggaatagaaaagaatagaaagagcaacaatttctttttgtatttattcatttttatttttgccgacGGATCGCCGCGAGACAAAATGCtacttctagaaattgttcaGGGAACAAGAATGAAATACATCAAGGGTAAAGGCCGTTTTGTTGAATAGTAGTAATTAAAGGACACGATATTTTGTTATgatggaaaaaaacaaaagcaacccTGTGAAAGGAAAAATTCACATTCTATGAcataatttgtatttatttacaTCAAAATGTCGCAATCCTTTGTAGAATATTCACAACCAAAGACATTTGACTTTTGGTCACCGTGAAATCACTTAAGCTTTCTATAATATCTTAAAATAAACAGAAATATGTTTTACAACATTTTACCCcttgaatttcatgaaaaggCTTGAGTTTTTCAGAACATCGTAAAACTTGATATTTATTtgtaattcttttctttttcgaattttaaacGTTACACGATGATCAACAAGTTAATAATAGATGCAAcaaaataggttttttttttgatcaaatttcACGATATTAATATACTCCGTTTCGCGTAATCATTCgcaaaagaatattaaaataaaaaatcaagccaaaaaaaaaaacatattacgaagggggaaaaagaaaggattgCCATAGAATTTCGGAAAAATCCCCATTTTACCATCCGCCCGCCAAAAGCTCAGGAATTTTCCcgccttcctttcttcttccccgtCGCGGCGCCCTGAACTGGCCATGGAATAgagcattctctctctctctctctctcaagaagagagagaagctgaggagagaaacagagagatgGGGATACAGGGTCTTTTGCCGCTGCTGAAGTCGATCATGACGCCGATCCACGCGAAGGAGCTGGAGGGCTGCGCCGTCGCTGTCGACGTCGACACCTACTCCTGGCTCCACAAAGGCGCCCTCTCCTGCAGCAAGGAGCTCTGCAACGGCGTGCCCACCACCAGGTCGGTCTCTCGCGTTTCCTCCCACGAGTTTCTTGCTCGTAATCGGAAATTGGGCAGTTGGGTTTTCGTTTTCTCGGTCTGATGTACGCTGCGTCGCACGAAAGCAAGGAGCTTTGAGTCCTGCTCAATCTGTTTGGAGTTCGCCCTGGAAAAAAGAACCTCTTTTGGCTAGGTGGGTTCTTGTGAAATTTGAGGGGAGGGGGAAATGGAGGAAATTTGGTGCTGCCCATTTGATCCGAGTGATTGGTTTGATCGGTCTTAGCTGTTTGTAGCGAAGTGGTATGAGTTGGGTCTTCTCAAAATTCGATGGTGACTAGTCCCATCGGCTTTTTTCTGCCTGGTGAGTTTGATGGTCCGCGTCGATGAAGTTGGTAAAAGGTGTTGTCAGAAAGTGAAAGTTTTGAATACGAAATGAGAAGACTGCTAATTGGCGACTTTACTGTTGAGAGCAAGAATGTTCAGGGCATCAGGGAATCGGTTGCAAGAATTATGGTCGAGTTGGGAAGTGTTTGTATTAAGTAATGCTTACAATAAAGACATTAAGTGCAATAAtgccaaaatggttttgtcgTTCTGTTATGAGATGTCTAATTTAGGTTCATTCATGCTTTTGTGGTGTTTAATTTTTCAGGCACATTGAATACTGCATGCACAGAGTGAATTTGCTCCGGCATTATGGGGTTAAACCAGTTCTTGTTTTTGATGGAGGTCTCTTGCCGATGAAGATTGAACAGGAGAACAAGCGTGCaaggtattttcttttttcagctcTGCAGTAGAATCTCTATCCTTTGAGCTCGAACCCaagatattctattatttttGGAATCTGTAGTGGGTTCATTTGTCTACTTATCTTATTGGTTTTAGTCAAATCACGAAACAATAAAGATTGTGCATCTTTCTCTATGTGCATGATAGGAGCCTTTTCCTCCCACAAGAGTTAGAGCTTGCCTAAAAGGAATTAAAGTTCTGCTGGTCTGGacattcctcttcacttttttAATGTGTCCTAAGTTCCTAAATGTCCAAAATGGAAGGGCTCAGTTGATTCTATGAGACTTCGTTATCTTAGGAAAGGTCCAGCCctttcaaaattttgcaatcatatgTAGAGTCACTAAAGAACTAAAACTACCTTGCTTATGTAGGTCCAGGAAGGAAAATCTCGCTCGTGCTATTGAGCATGAGTCAAATGGAAATCGTGCTGCTGCTTATGAGTGCTATCAGAAAGCAGTAGACATCACACCTTCCATGGCACATGAGCTAATCCAGGTATGCTTCCTGTCATGTATGTTGTTAAAGTAAATTGGGTCGCCATTACTGATGAAGTTATCTCTTCTTGATTGGCATGGAAGGTCTTAAAGCAGGAGAACATTTCTTATGTTGTTGCCCCTTATGAGGCGGATGCTCAAATGACTTTCTTGGCAGTTAGTAAACAGGTCGGTGCTGTAATTACAGAGGACTCGGATCTTATACCGTTTGGCTGTCCCAGAGTGAGTTATTCAGCGGCTGCTTCTAGCTATTGCTTCTCCGTTACAACACACATCCACTAAGCAAACCATAGCCTTTTTGACTGACGAGTGTTTTCTGTGATTGTGTAAATTTGATTTTCCAGATAATCTTCAAAATGGACAACTTCGGGCAAGGTGTTGAGTTCCAATACTCCAAGCTACAACAGAACAGGGAACTCAGTTTTGCTGGATTTACTAAGCAGATGGTTCTTGAGATGTGCATCTTGAGCGGTTGTGACTACTTGCAATCACTCCGCGGCATTGGTCTGAAAACAGCACATGCCCtcattaaaaagttcaaaacatatGATAAGGTGAGTATACATTTGTTATATAGGTCACATAACTGTTCATCAGATaagattttttgtttctttctttgtaaCTGCACATTCATTGGATATAGGTAATTAAGCACTTGAAATATACCAGCTCGGTTCCTCCAACTTATGAACAATTATTCCGAAAGGCCATTTGGACTTTTCAGCATCAAAGGGTCTATGATCCAATTAGCAAAGCCATTGTACATCTAATGGATATATCAAATGTTGCTGATGATGAGCTCGAGTACTTAGGACCATATCCTTTTTATGGAATCAATCTGGAtgttgaaattattatattagcTTGTTAAGGATGCTCTGCAATTTGAACAAAACCTTAACTAGAAATACACCGATACCGCAACATGTGGCCAGAGGTATTGCAGAAGGTGATCTTGATCCAGTTACCAAAGTTCCATTTCAGGTATAATATTTATTCATTGTCTATCTTGGTtgtgcactttttttttcctcatcttcAGATTTCTACTGAAGTGAATGAAACCACCGTTTTCCTTTACATTTAGGGAATGTAATCACCATTTTTGCCGTAAATACCATTGCCTAGATTCCGAATGCTAGCTGATTgaggaaatattataatttagaaAGAAGTTCTGTGAGCAGATACAGCATTCAAAGTGATCTTCCAAAAGCTAACGAAAACTGAAGCTTGAATAAGAGATATTTGATAAGTTGGATAATTCAAGGAGACATCTTCCTAATGAAACATAGAACAATAGCAAGGATAGATAGAACATAAGATTTTCTGAACATCTTCTCAACCTTGCTGACTAGAAAGTAATCCATTGGTGTCATTtacttcactttcttttttcagtttatTCTTGAATGCTTATGGTTGTGTAACAAAAAGCATCGACAGTACAAACATTTGTTTTACTGTGGTAAAAGACCTTTCCTTAACATAGTTGACATGATCTTTTTGGCTGCAAGATTGTTATTAGAAAGACCCAAGAATCGCAGCTGAACTTCTTAGGAATTGAGAGGGTCTGATGTAACGGTGTAAAATTCAATGCATGAACTTCTGTTCACATAAAGGATAGCGACAATGAGAGCTTCCGGTTCTGGAACAATTCCATAGTAAAACTTTTAGAGAATGGTTTCTTGACACGAGATAGTAAGGTTTGGGTAGTCCTCTGCGATAACATGCACTCTCTTAATTCCACACACACTAGTATAAAGGTGACTATGGTGAAATACGAAAAGTACATGTTGACAGATTAAGCAAGGCACTTATTATTACTATGTTTTCAATTAAAGTGTTGAGTACCTGGTAGAATTATCTCACACCTAGATCAAGATAACTGCGTAGTATAGTTGATGGACATTTGCCCTGCATACTTCCATGTGTTGACGGATGCATTTAGAAATGGTTTTGACTTTTTATACCATAACTGAGATGATCAATGGTGCGTACTCAATAATGCTTGAATGAATCTGCATTTTCTGATTTTGACAGGGCAGGGATGTTAGTGCCATTGTGATTGACAAAACACATTATACGAAACTTTTCAAgccaaaagatgaaaagaagaagctaGACTTACCTGCACAGAAGAATGTCctgacaaaatatttttgtatcCTTTGAAAACCCCATTTTCTGATAATCTTTTCTTCCATACCATGTGTGTTTATTTTCTGTACTGTATAGTATAATGCTTTGCGAAACCTTATTGTGAATGCTTTGTGCAGTTAGATAGTGCTTCACAATATCTTGTCTGAACAGAAGTCGCAGAAAAATTATGCTGACTGTTGGAAGCGAGTGAGCTTAGTCTAGTTGAAATGACAAGCTCTATAACTTAGTCTGATTGCCACCTAGACTTGCCTTTTGTTTACTTGACAGGGATTGCCAAAATCCTAATCCCTgtggaaaataattaagaatttgGTGTCTCCTTTTTCTCCAACCAATCAATCCTGTTGTGCCAACCAAAAGGAAACTATCAGAGATCAAGTGTTCCTTAGCTGCTAAGAACTTAAGACTAGTCGCAAGCTACACTTTCCACAAGTAGGGCCTCTTGCAAACTTGTGTGGCCCTAGATTTTAGATAAAGCATGAACAGCCCCTCTGCACCTGCGATTAATGGATAAGATACACGGCCCTCTGATTGCGGTGGATTTTGAATCTATATCTTGCTTGATGTTCTGGCTGTAACATGAGTGGATGAGATAAGCATAGCTTAGAGATTGAATATCTGTGACTGAAACTGTCTAAACTTCTTTTAGTAAGTGTATACAGGGCCTACATCAGGTGTACAAATATCTAATTAAAGAGGTACTTAAAATTGTAAGTGGGAATCTATATGGATTGAATCTGTAATAGGTTTCTAAAGATAGCTGAATCACAGCATCAGGAAATTAGGTCAAGCTCAAAGagatatttcttttattcttccacactttgacaatatggACCACTTTAGACAGATTTGGAGAAGATCTTTAAAATGTCATCCTCATTAGGCTTTGGTACCTAAGGTTTCCTTGATCTATTAAGGCTCTGCATCTCTCGAATCGAAGAGAGATTTCAAGGCTCCTCGGACTACCTCCAACCAGTCAAGTCCAGTGGATGACCTTTCTCAGAGTTCCAGTGGACACAACTCCGAGGAGGCTGTGGCTGATATGAACCATTGTCATTGGTCTCAGCTACATGAAGTAAGCAGATGCTCTGTCCTTggcactatatatatatatatatatatatatatttgcctGAATGACACCataaattttgtgaataatATTGATTGCATGCTTAGTCTAAACATACACATTCGAAGATAGTTGATGTCCCCAAACTTTGTTCAATTAGGAAGAAGATGGTTTCGCACAAGAAGTTCCAGACGCAGCAGAATTGATGGAAAGTGGTAAGCCTGAGCTAAATGCAGCCTTAGGGTTCTGATATGTGCAGATATGTTGTCATGAATTGGCTTCCATTATATACTTAAATAAGTTAAAAAGTGCAGGTGCATTGGATGAGGTTGGAAGACGAGGACCCTCATTACTACAACAATCCAGGCTTCCAATTCATAAACCTTGTGTGTCATTCAAGGAGCATCAACCCAAAAGCCCTGTAAACAGAGTTgatgaaaaaacaagaagagagtGCAAAAAGCCCATTGTAAGGAGTTCCTACTTTAAGCATCAGTTTTTGAATGAAACTGATACAGACAAGGAGAAAGAAACTACCCCCGGTTGGAAGTGACCCAACAAGTATAGGTGAGACCGAATGTGTGAAAGGaatgatcataaaaaataataccTACGCTGATGACACAGTCGAAAATGTAGGTGTAAACAGCATTgaggaaaaaacaagaagagaaaacagagaggTTATTGTAAGGAGCTCTTATTTCAAGCATCATGCTGTGAAGGAAACTAATAGAGatgatggaaaggaaaatacCCTGGTTAAAGGTGATCATCCAATCAGTCTAGGTGAGACTGACTTTATGAAGCGAGTGATCATGAAGGGGAAAACCTCTATTGATGTCATGTCGGAGAAAGGTGTAAACAGAATTGAGGACGAAGCCAGAAGAGAGAACAGGAAGTTTATTATAAGGAGTTCCTATTTCAAGCATCAGTCTGCAAATAATACTGACaaagatgatgaaaaagaaaacatcccTGTTGAAAGTGATCATCCGATCAGTCTAGGCAAGACTGGCTTTCTGGAAGGAAGGATCATCAAGAGGAAAGCCTCCCTAGATGGCACAGTGGAAAAAGTAGGTGCAATCAGCTTTTTACGAAAATTCTAGCAATGCAAGATCCCTTTATCATGATTTGTTACCTTAAGTTAGATAGTTTTCTTAACTCTTTTGCCCTGTGTTTTCCTTGTCTCAGGAGAGCTCAAAACAAAAGCATATGCATGTGGATGATTCTCTTGTCAATGATGGTATGTTGTCAACTGAAACTGCGTTATTAATACCATTACTTGTTTAGCAATTTTCTTGGTTCTTATTCTTAACATACTATCATGTTTGGCATAAATCTAGATTGATGTTGGTAGATATTGTACAAGATACTACCTTCAAAGAATTAAGGATAAAATTGCGAAAGCCATTTATTATCTAATTAATGAAGATGCATGCATTAACATGACAAAGCCAAACTGCATTTTCTTTGTAGGGCTAAGCTGAGCTTCTAATTGGTTTGCAACATTCAAGCCTGAGCATGCATTTCATGTTTAGTGCATAATTTGACTTTTTAAAACAGGAAATCTTTTGCATCATTTGGTATTTGAGTGTACATGAAATAAAGTGAAGGCTCTTCATCAGAGTGTTATCTTAATTGCTTACCATTATTGGGGAGTCCACCATTTCTTTTGGGTTCTGTGGTGGCCTCTTTGGCATTTTGAGGACTACAAATTTTAAGAGTTCCCTCAGGATGGAGTTTGAAATCTGATATATCTCTTGGCTTCAGGTACCTGTGCCCCTGGATTAGACAAGTCATTCACTGGTTCTGAAGGAAAATTTGGAGCTGACATCTCCCATTTAGGCCGCTATTCTGAAATAGCAGAAAGTTCATTAGAGAGATTCGTCTCAGTAATATCGTCATTTAGATTCACTGGTTCTGGTTCTCGTGCCAGTGGTCTCCGTGCTCCTTTGAAGGATGTGCACAACGCATGTATGAATAGGTAGGAGGATGACAGCAAAGAGATTCTCTACTTTTCCGAGCTCTTATTTGGTTAttcctcattgattttgttCAATAGTAGGTCAACTACTGCCCCAGATTTCAGTCAATTTGCATATGTGGCCAAGAGCAGGAAGCCCGTGATTCCAACCCGCAGGAGTTGATTGTGTGCAGTATATTTCGATGTAGATAGATGCATCTGCTGAACTCCTAGTCAAAACAATGGTTGCCACCTTCATGGTTCCCAGGCATGGCCAATTAAAGTGAACATTTGCTTGTGTTTTATGATAATGTGGGAACAGTACTTGTTCTGATGCTTTGCCATCCAACTGTTATGAGCAGGGTTGATCCAGTAACATGTTCTGCGCGAGTCGAAATCATCAATGACGTTGCTATCCCTGCGACTCATGTCCATCATCTTCGATACCGTTGATCAAGATGTTACTCCCTCATTTCAAGGCGGTGGAGGGGCCACATTAAGTTTGATTGATTTTGGGGGAAGGAGATCCATTTCATCAGGTCGAACTAGCATGCTAAAATTGCTAGAGACCTCTTGTTTATTTTTGATTTCTGGATCACTTTGATTGGAATTATCTTTGGATTTCATTCCGGAAAGGCTCAAATACAGAGTTCTGATGGACTGGGTTACATTTTGCTTTCCCGGTTGCGAGGGGCAATGTGGGATTCACAATCACATAGTAttatgtgatgcaattttgcAGGGAATTGTTTTGTGGAATGTGTAAATGATCCAGAcgacaagaattttctattCATTCTCTTTTCCAATTCATCTGTATGCCTTGAGATTTGTTttattccttttaatttttatttttgccgaaAACACTTGAAAGTCATTCATTAATAAAGAATGCCATTACAAGCTCAAATAGGTTACTCCCCCAATTTTGTgacaaataaattgcaaaaagttaGACCATCAAGTTGATCCTTCGTGCTCACTGCTTGACTCCTCAACAAAAAAGCCATAACATCAGATCTCCTCAATCCAGGCTGAGGAGTAAACTGCCATCCCTTATTTACAGTATCATTAGATCTAGACTAGTGCTCCACCTTCTTATCCATCAAGAAATCCCTTATAGCTTCCCTTATCTATCCTACATCCATCTCATGTATTGGTCTTTTGCCCTGGAAAAAAGTGCTGGATTCCTACCCTTTTAAATAAACCAACAGGTCTAGGTAATCAATCTAAGCAAGCATTTCTTTTCAACAGAGCTTATTGCCTGCTTTCAACTTGTTGCAAGAGTCGTCTGTCAAAAGACATCGCCCGTGTCTTCTCAATCTTGATCCGGCTTGCCCCAAACCATACTAACTCTACAATACTCACAGCATAAACTCAGGTGTTCAGCTAATTCAGCAAGACTATAAATCAACCACTCAGACGATTGCTTGATTCTCCTCCTATTCGAACTCTCTTCTGCAGCTAATGCCCAAGTGCAGAGTCCCCAAATGAAATGCGTACCTTTTGTAATATAGTCAATACCCCAAATAATCTTCTAGACCTTGCTGTCCTGTCCACCCCAATAGAGCATGAAGTCTGGATTCGTCTACCTTCAAGGCTTTGGAAACAGGGTCGCTTGGCAAGCTGATTTGACTGAGGAGCTGCCGTTCTTACAACAAGGCCATAGTAGTTTGTTCAATTGCACTTGGTTTCAAAGCATTTAACCCTTGATAAATCAAACTACCCACTCAACTGCTCATCAACCTCCTGGAAACATTGCAGGCTAGTTTGCACGTAGCTTCtgcatagatttttttttgtaacacatTTCCTTTTTCGTGCTTTTAGGATTTGGAATTATGCACACTATGGATAGAAgagtaaataatgaaaatttaacTAGAAACGAGAGCAATTAACATTGGAGTCAAGGCGCTCCAAAGAAAGGTGGTATAAATGCCAATGCCGCCTTGTCAAGAACGGTTCAAGTCGAAACTCTCACGTGGGGTCATCCATCAATCTTCCCTCTTTTAATAATGGTACGGAACATCTGctcactcttttttctttttttactaatttttaacaaaaaagttTAACAAGCAATGATTAATTAACTAAACATGCTGCAAATTTGAGTCTAACcttccataaaaattttaatcaacTTGAATTTACGATAAATCTCTTGTTCTTATTCTTAGTAACTCTTTTTTTCTCGATAATCATAGATTCATAGCTTTCTTTCACAATTCATAAACTTAAAGACCCTATTGATGACTAATGGTCGTCATATGCTGTAATTTTCCTTAATCAATAGTGACAATGACAATGTTACCGTCAATAGTTATACTTAAATGTTTTTAATTACTGCCTTTTAAAGATTATctaggaaaattgtctaaaatgttttaaacttattgtatagcgactaatttaattctaaatttttttaatttgtccaatttaatcataatatTTTTGACGATTATCAATGTAATCCttctaaccaattttggccagaaattgtTAATATATACGCCGGCTACCTAATATGGCATAGCCGGCGCcgatataaatatttttttaattttttaatttctctcttcTGGTTTGCCGCCTCAATGGTGGGTGGTGGAGGTATCTGATCACGGGCAAGGGCATCAGTCATTCTATCTTTCACTGGGATGATGGACCACCGAGGgaattagagaaaaaagaaaaaaggaaaggaaagaaaaggaaaaggaaaaaaagaggaaagtgaaaagaaaaaaaaaattgtaaaatttgtcTACCTTAGGGTTGGTCGTGTCGCGTAAAATGATCATTAATGATTTCTggtaaaattggccaaaaggaaTTGCCGAAGCCTTGCTCCACTCGACCCTACGAACCAGGTAACGTCCGATCTCTTGAGTTGTCCTGTTTTAGTTAAAGCTAAGTCTAGATTTAGTGTCCTTCGTTAGCACACGTTGCGGGCTGGACTGAGATGTCTTTCACCGATTCTGTGCTTTATTTGTTATCCCATTTTGAGGCGTGAATCTGATTCTTAGAGAGCCGTCCTTCTCCCTAATCTACACTCGTAATCTGTTCGACAGGTTCAGTCTCATTTTTCTCTAAACCGAGAGCATATTGGTCCAGATTAAGTCATGTTAATTGGTTTTCAAAGTCTTT
This region includes:
- the LOC104440836 gene encoding LOW QUALITY PROTEIN: exonuclease 1 (The sequence of the model RefSeq protein was modified relative to this genomic sequence to represent the inferred CDS: deleted 1 base in 1 codon) produces the protein MGIQGLLPLLKSIMTPIHAKELEGCAVAVDVDTYSWLHKGALSCSKELCNGVPTTRHIEYCMHRVNLLRHYGVKPVLVFDGGLLPMKIEQENKRARSRKENLARAIEHESNGNRAAAYECYQKAVDITPSMAHELIQVLKQENISYVVAPYEADAQMTFLAVSKQVGAVITEDSDLIPFGCPRIIFKMDNFGQGVEFQYSKLQQNRELSFAGFTKQMVLEMCILSGCDYLQSLRGIGLKTAHALIKKFKTYDKVIKHLKYTSSVPPTYEQLFRKAIWTFQHQRVYDPISKAIVHLMDISNVADDELEYLGPPIPQHVARGIAEGDLDPVTKVPFQGRDVSAIVIDKTHYTKLFKPKDEKKKLDLPAQKNVLTKYFCSASLESKRDFKAPRTTSNQSSPVDDLSQSSSGHNSEEAVADMNHCHWSQLHEEEDGFAQEVPDAAELMESGALDEVGRRGPSLLQQSRLPIHKPCVSFKEHQPKSPVNRVDEKTRRECKKPIVRSSYFKHQFLNETDTDKEKETTPGWKYPTSIGETECVKGMIIKNNTYADDTVENVGVNSIEEKTRRENREVIVRSSYFKHHAVKETNRDDGKENTLVKGDHPISLGETDFMKRVIMKGKTSIDVMSEKGVNRIEDEARRENRKFIIRSSYFKHQSANNTDKDDEKENIPVESDHPISLGKTGFLEGRIIKRKASLDGTVEKESSKQKHMHVDDSLVNDGTCAPGLDKSFTGSEGKFGADISHLGRYSEIAESSLERFVSVISSFRFTGSGSRASGLRAPLKDVHNACMNSRSTTAPDFSQFAYVAKSRKPVIPTRRS